In one window of Microplitis demolitor isolate Queensland-Clemson2020A chromosome 4, iyMicDemo2.1a, whole genome shotgun sequence DNA:
- the LOC103568309 gene encoding COP9 signalosome complex subunit 8 has translation MVLNEVETLVYELEKSELEAPNGCASPQTYAQLLAVYLYQNDLCNAKYLWKRIPSSIKNNKTELQQIWIVGQRMWQRDWPAVHTALDIEWTDEVSGIMLALKENVRERAMSLISEAYSSVNLTVLAAMTGLSLEQAKLSALERGWILDDTTVRPCKVDKEETTIQASLAENQLHKLTQFVSFLEN, from the exons ATGGTATTAAATGAAGTCGAAACTTTGGTTTACGAGCTTGAAAAATCTGAGCTAGAA gctcCTAATGGTTGTGCATCACCGCAAACTTATGCTCAATTATTGGCTGTATATCTTTATCAAAATGATTTATGTAATGCTAAGTATTTATGGAAAAGAATACCATCGAGTATAAAGAATAATAAGACTGAGCTACAGCAAATATGGATTGTCGGGCAACGTATGTGGCAGAGAGATTGGCCAGCAGTTCATACAGCTTTGGACATCGAGTGGACTGATGAAGTCAGTGGAATAATGCTTGCTCTTAAAG AAAATGTCCGTGAAAGAGCAATGTCACTTATTTCTGAGGCCTATTCGTCCGTAAACCTGACAGTACTCGCCGCAATGACGGGTTTGTCATTAGAACAAGCTAAATTGTCAGCACTTGAACGTGGATGGATTTTAGATGATACCACAGTGAGACCTTGTAAAGTAGATAAAGAGGAAACGACAATTCAAGCTTCCCTTGCTGAAAATCAGTTGCACAAACTTACGCAATTTGTTTCTTTCTTAGAAAATTaa
- the LOC103568310 gene encoding nuclear receptor subfamily 4 group A member 2 isoform X1: MRTVENVIGTKTNTVEPAVSGGTTMRGSIVEDCVVVEECSVAAHVGSRTIGAAVYPGRPGFPPPDNNNNNDHHRNLEATEHLNHHSDHHSWNKWQLHTPSGEDDCEKEFTGHQLPVDISSSEQNQHHQRTSSLSSSTELICTDRGSVTTAITTASTTTTGTAFTVASSMLLLQTQSPFGCGSFADLLSAPYTDPTDTGSLTEELEPFPELQLGNSQSVTATQDDITQSNLHHQIQSRSLPGDLQTDSLSPTPLPSFQETYTVHQRYTRQELQSLDIKMDDECFDALQYACADTPYTAEFNAAIPYHPQQQQQQQHHHHHHQQSQHHQQHQMMHHHQQQLSHHHHHHHRQDNHHHQNIPPTLTPPPVAVPIQSVTAMAISPSPPSPSQPTPPPPPPPPPPPGYFSAITSNHGAPMQSAGNLHQRDMSSGFTNVPIPAYGQGNLMSVSPVSMTSNVTGSNVHIGSTRSRAPMLQRSDSTSSGSNQESPKSCPSTSSNVNSTPSPSASNERAPQSPSQLCAVCGDTAACQHYGVRTCEGCKGFFKRTVQKGSKYVCLAEKSCPVDKRRRNRCQFCRFQKCLMVGMVKEVVRTDSLKGRRGRLPSKPKSPQESPPSPPVTLITALVRAHVDTTPDVANLDYSQYHEPGVPAPLVTDAEKVQQFYSLLATSIDVIHNFAEKIPGFTDLLKEDQELLFQSASLELFILRLAYRTRVSDNTLTFCNGVVLSRTQCYRCFDEWLFNILKFCHVLHSVEIDVSAFACLCALTLVTDRYGLKEPQRVEDLQMRIVASLRDHVTYNSEAQRKTQYLSHLLSKLPDLRSLAAQGLQRIFYLKVENLAPMPPLIESLFVNSIPY, encoded by the exons ATGCGTACTGTTGAAAACGTGATTGGAACTAAAACGAATACAGTTGAACCTGCGGTATCTGGTGGCACGACAATGCGCGGTAGCATTGTCGAGGACTGTGTTGTTGTGGAGGAGTGCAGCGTTGCGGCCCACGTTGGATCCAGGACAATTGGTGCAGCTGTTTATCCTGGTAGACCTGGGTTCCCACCACcagataataacaataataatgatcatCACAGAAACCTTGAGGCCACTGAGCATCTCAATCATCATAGTGATCATCACTCATGGAACAAGT GGCAGCTTCATACGCCCAGTGGCGAAGACGATTGTGAAAAAGAATTTACCGGTCATCAATTACCGGTTGATATATCTAGTAGTGAACAAAATCAACATCATCAACGtacatcatcattatcatcatccaCTGAATTAATTTGCACAGATCGTGGCTCTGTTACCACTGCAATCACAACGGCTTCCACAACGACCACTGGCACTGCATTCACAGTTGCATCAAGTATGCTTCTGCTACAGACAcag AGCCCATTTGGCTGCGGCAGTTTTGCTGATTTACTCAGTGCACCTTACACTGATCCTACGGATACAGGAAGTCTTACTGAAGAATTAGAACCCTTTCCAGAGTTACAGTTAGGCAATTCTCAGTCTGTAACAGCAACACAAGACGATATCACCCAATCAAATCTACATCATCAAATTCAATCTCGATCACTACCTGGAGATCTACAAACAGATTCATTGAG cCCAACTCCACTACCCAGTTTCCAAGAGACGTACACCGTTCATCAGCGCTACACACGCCAAGAACTCCAGAGTCTGGATATCAAGATGGATGACGAGTGTTTCGATGCTCTTCAGTATGCTTGTGCAGACACTCCTTACACTGCTGAATTCAATGCTGCTATTCCCTATCATCctcaacaacaacagcagcagcagcaccaccatcaccatcatcagCAATCCCAACATCATCAGCAACATCAAATGATGCATCATCACCAACAGCAACtttctcatcatcatcatcaccatcatcgtCAAGACAATCATCACCACCAAAAT attCCGCCAACGTTGACACCACCTCCAGTAGCAGTGCCAATTCAATCAGTAACAGCGATGGCTATTTCACCATCTCCACCATCACCTTCACAACCAACTCCGCCACCTCctccaccaccaccacctccACCGGGTTATTTTTCCGCGATTACGTCAAATCACGGTGCCCCAATGCAGTCAGCTGGTAATTTACACCAGAGAGACATGTCTAGTGGGTTTACAAACGTACCTATACCGGCTTATGGTCAAGGGAATCTAATGAGTGTATCACCGGTTTCAATGACATCCAACGTCACTGGATCAAATGTCCACATTGGGTCAACACGTTCTCGGGCACCAATGTTACAGAGGTCAGACTCTACGAGCAGTGGTAGTAATCAAGAATCACCAAAATCATGTCCCAGCACATCCAGTAATGTTAATTCAACTCCGTCACCTAGTGCTAGTAATGAGAGAGCACCACAGAGTCCAAGTCAACTGTGTGCTGTTTGTGGTGACACTGCTGCTTGCCAGCATTACGGAGTACGTACTTGTGAAGGTTGTAAAGGATTTTTCAAGAGGACTGTTCAAAAAGGATCTAAATATGTTTGTTTAGCTGAAAAATCATGTCCTGTTGACAAACGACGTCGCAATCGATGTCAATTTTGTCGGTTTCAAAAGTGCCTGATGGTTGGTATGGTCAAAGAg gtCGTCAGAACAGATTCTTTGAAAGGTCGACGAGGTCGACTTCCCTCCAAGCCAAAATCTCCTCAAGAATCTCCGCCCAGTCCGCCCGTTACACTGATCACTGCATTAGTACGAGCGCACGTTGATACTACTCCTGATGTTGCTAATTTAGATTACTCTCAATATCATGAGCCAGGCGTACCAGCACCTTTGGTAACAGACGCTGAAAAAGTCCAGCAATTTTACAGTCTCCTTGCGACGTCCATTGAtgttattcataattttgCCGAAAAAATTCCTGGATTTACGGATCTCTTAAAAGAAgatcaa GAGTTACTCTTCCAATCAGCAAGCTTGGAACTTTTTATTCTTAGGTTGGCTTATCGCACGAGAGTCAGTGATAATACTTTAACATTTTGCAACGGTGTTGTACTATCACGAACACAATGTTACCGATGTTTCGACGAATGGCTATTCAATATCCTCAAATTCTGTCATGTTCTTCATAGTGTAGAAATTGATGTCAGTGCATTCGCATGTCTTTGTGCGCTTACACTCGTTACAG